A single window of Helicobacter pylori NCTC 11637 = CCUG 17874 = ATCC 43504 = JCM 12093 DNA harbors:
- the fliH gene encoding flagellar assembly protein FliH has translation MSLNSRKNLIQKDHLNKHDIQKYEFKSMANLPPKTNPNGASLETPNLEEPLEKKAIENDLIDCLLKKTDELSSHLVKLQMQFEKAQEESKALIENAKNDGYKIGFKEGEEKMRNELTHSVNEEKNQLLHAITALDEKMKKSQDHLMALEKELSAIAIDIAKEVILKEVEDNSQKVALALAEELLKNVLDATDIHLKVNPLDYPYLNERLQNASKIKLESNEAISKGGVMITSSNGSLDGNLMERFKTLKESVLENFKV, from the coding sequence ATGTCATTGAATAGCCGCAAAAATTTGATCCAAAAAGACCATTTGAATAAGCATGACATTCAAAAATACGAATTTAAGAGCATGGCAAACTTACCCCCTAAAACTAATCCTAATGGCGCGTCTTTAGAAACGCCTAATCTAGAAGAGCCTTTGGAAAAAAAAGCGATAGAAAACGATTTGATTGATTGCTTATTGAAAAAAACCGATGAGCTCTCAAGCCATTTAGTGAAATTGCAAATGCAATTTGAAAAAGCCCAAGAAGAGAGCAAAGCTTTGATTGAAAACGCTAAAAACGATGGCTATAAAATCGGCTTTAAAGAGGGCGAAGAAAAAATGCGTAACGAACTCACTCATAGCGTGAATGAAGAAAAAAACCAGCTTTTGCATGCGATCACCGCTTTAGATGAAAAAATGAAAAAATCACAAGATCATTTAATGGCTTTAGAAAAGGAACTGAGCGCGATTGCGATAGATATAGCTAAAGAAGTGATCCTTAAAGAAGTGGAAGACAACAGCCAAAAAGTAGCCCTTGCTTTGGCTGAAGAACTTTTAAAAAATGTTTTAGACGCAACGGATATTCATTTAAAAGTCAATCCTTTGGATTACCCTTATTTAAATGAGCGTTTGCAAAACGCTTCTAAAATCAAATTAGAAAGCAATGAGGCTATTTCTAAAGGGGGCGTTATGATCACTAGCTCTAACGGGAGCCTTGATGGGAATTTGATGGAGCGCTTTAAAACGCTCAAAGAAAGCGTGTTGGAAAATTTTAAGGTGTGA
- the fliG gene encoding flagellar motor switch protein FliG gives MATKLTPKQKAQLNELSMSEKIAILLIQVGEDTTGEILRHLDIDSITEISKQIVQLNGTDKQIGAAVLEEFFAIFQSNQYINTGGLEYARELLTRTLGSEEARKVMDKLTKSLQTQKNFAYLGKIKPQQLADFIINEHPQTIALILAHMEAPNAAETLSYFPDEMKAEISIRMANLGEISPQVVKRVSTVLENKLESLTSYKIEVGGLRAVAEIFNRLGQKSAKTTLARIESVDNKLAGAIKEMMFTFEDIVKLDNFAIREILKVADKKDLSLALKTSTKDLTDKFLNNMSSRAAEQFVEEMQYLGAVKIKDVDVAQRKIIEIVQNLQEKGVIQTGEEEDVIE, from the coding sequence ATGGCAACCAAGCTTACCCCCAAACAAAAGGCTCAATTAAACGAACTCTCCATGAGTGAAAAAATCGCTATTTTACTCATTCAAGTGGGCGAAGACACCACAGGCGAGATTTTAAGGCATTTAGACATTGACTCTATTACAGAGATTTCTAAGCAAATCGTGCAATTAAACGGCACAGACAAGCAAATCGGCGCGGCGGTTTTAGAGGAATTTTTTGCGATTTTTCAGTCTAACCAATACATCAATACCGGTGGTTTGGAATACGCCAGAGAGCTTTTAACCAGGACTTTAGGGAGCGAAGAAGCCAGAAAAGTGATGGACAAACTCACTAAAAGCTTGCAAACGCAAAAAAACTTCGCTTATTTAGGCAAAATCAAGCCCCAACAACTCGCTGATTTCATCATTAACGAACACCCTCAAACCATTGCCTTGATTTTAGCCCACATGGAAGCCCCTAATGCGGCTGAGACTTTGAGCTATTTCCCTGATGAAATGAAAGCCGAAATCTCTATTAGAATGGCGAATTTAGGCGAAATATCGCCCCAAGTGGTTAAAAGGGTTTCCACGGTGTTAGAAAACAAACTGGAATCGCTCACTAGCTATAAAATTGAAGTGGGTGGCTTAAGAGCGGTGGCTGAAATCTTTAACCGCTTGGGCCAAAAGAGCGCTAAAACCACCCTCGCTCGCATTGAAAGCGTGGATAACAAGCTCGCCGGCGCGATTAAAGAAATGATGTTCACTTTTGAAGACATTGTGAAATTGGACAATTTCGCTATCAGAGAGATTTTAAAAGTAGCGGATAAAAAAGATTTGTCTTTAGCTTTAAAAACTTCCACGAAAGATTTAACCGATAAATTCTTAAACAACATGAGCAGTAGGGCTGCAGAGCAGTTTGTAGAAGAAATGCAATATTTAGGAGCGGTTAAAATCAAAGATGTGGATGTGGCTCAAAGGAAAATCATTGAAATCGTGCAGAACTTGCAAGAAAAAGGCGTGATCCAAACCGGTGAAGAGGAAGATGTCATTGAATAG
- the fliF gene encoding flagellar basal-body MS-ring/collar protein FliF: MDLKVLLQRIVDFFIKLNKKQKIALIAAGVLITALLVFLLLYPFKEKDYTQGGYGVLFEGLDSSDNALILQHLQQNQIPYKVSRDDTILIPKDKVYEERITLASQGIPKTSKVGFEIFDTKDFGATDFDQNIKLIRAIEGELSRTIESLNPILKANVHIAIPKDSVFVAKEVPPSASVMLKLKPDMKLSPTQILGIKNLIAAAVPKLTIENVKIVNENGESIGEGDILENSKELALEQLHYKQNFENILENKIVNILAPIVGGKNKVVARVNAEFDFSQKKSTKETFDPNNVVRSEQNLEEKKEGTPKKQVGGVPGVVSNIGPVQGLKDNKEPEKYEKSQNTTNYEVGKTISEIKGEFGTLVRLNAAVVVDGKYKIALKDGANTLEYEPLSDESLQKINALVKQAIGYNQNRGDDVAVSNFEFNPITPMLDNATLSEKIMHKTQKILGSFTPLIKYVLVFIVLFIFYKKVIVPFSERMLEVVPDEDKEVKSMFEEMDEEEDELNKLGDLRKKVEDQLGLNATFSEEEVRYEIILEKIRGTLKERPDEIATLFKLLIKDEISSDSAKG; this comes from the coding sequence TTGGATTTAAAGGTATTATTGCAACGGATTGTTGATTTTTTCATCAAGCTCAATAAAAAGCAAAAAATCGCCCTAATCGCAGCCGGGGTTTTAATCACCGCTTTGCTTGTGTTTTTATTGCTCTATCCCTTTAAAGAAAAAGACTACACGCAAGGGGGCTATGGGGTTTTATTTGAAGGCTTAGACTCTAGCGATAACGCTTTAATCTTGCAGCACCTCCAGCAAAACCAAATCCCTTATAAAGTCTCAAGAGATGACACCATTCTTATCCCCAAAGATAAAGTGTATGAAGAAAGGATCACTCTGGCTTCTCAAGGGATCCCTAAAACGAGTAAAGTGGGCTTTGAAATCTTTGACACTAAAGACTTTGGAGCGACTGATTTTGATCAAAATATCAAACTCATTCGCGCCATTGAGGGGGAATTGTCGCGCACGATTGAAAGTTTAAACCCCATTTTGAAAGCCAATGTGCATATTGCAATCCCTAAAGACAGCGTGTTTGTGGCTAAAGAAGTCCCTCCTAGCGCTTCGGTGATGCTCAAACTCAAGCCTGACATGAAGCTTTCACCCACTCAAATTTTAGGGATTAAAAATTTAATCGCTGCAGCTGTGCCTAAACTCACGATAGAAAATGTGAAAATCGTGAATGAAAACGGCGAATCAATAGGCGAGGGCGATATACTAGAAAACTCCAAAGAATTAGCCCTAGAGCAATTGCATTACAAACAAAATTTTGAAAACATTTTAGAAAATAAGATTGTCAATATCTTAGCCCCTATTGTGGGGGGTAAAAACAAGGTGGTCGCAAGGGTCAATGCGGAGTTTGATTTCAGCCAAAAGAAAAGCACTAAAGAGACTTTTGATCCCAATAATGTCGTAAGGAGCGAGCAAAATCTAGAAGAAAAAAAAGAAGGCACTCCTAAAAAACAAGTCGGTGGCGTGCCTGGGGTTGTGAGCAATATCGGGCCTGTGCAAGGATTGAAAGACAATAAAGAGCCAGAAAAATACGAAAAGTCTCAAAACACGACCAATTATGAAGTGGGTAAAACCATTAGCGAGATTAAGGGCGAGTTTGGCACTTTAGTGCGTTTGAATGCAGCGGTTGTGGTGGATGGCAAGTATAAAATCGCGCTTAAAGATGGGGCGAATACTTTAGAATACGAGCCTTTGAGCGATGAATCGCTTCAAAAAATCAACGCTCTAGTGAAACAAGCCATTGGCTATAATCAAAATAGAGGCGATGATGTAGCGGTGAGTAATTTTGAGTTTAACCCCATAACGCCAATGCTTGATAACGCTACTTTGAGCGAAAAAATCATGCACAAGACTCAAAAAATCTTAGGCTCATTCACGCCCTTAATCAAGTATGTTTTAGTGTTTATAGTGCTATTTATTTTCTATAAAAAAGTGATTGTGCCTTTCAGCGAACGCATGCTAGAAGTGGTGCCTGATGAAGATAAGGAAGTGAAATCCATGTTTGAAGAAATGGATGAAGAAGAAGATGAATTGAACAAACTGGGCGATTTGAGAAAAAAAGTAGAAGATCAATTAGGGCTTAATGCAACCTTTAGCGAAGAAGAAGTAAGATACGAAATTATATTAGAAAAGATTAGAGGGACTCTTAAAGAACGCCCTGATGAAATCGCAACACTCTTTAAACTCCTAATCAAAGATGAAATCTCTTCAGACAGCGCGAAAGGTTAA
- the pyrG gene encoding glutamine hydrolyzing CTP synthase: MDRAKFIFVTGGVLSSLGKGISSSSIATLLQHCNYQVSILKIDPYINIDPGTMSPLEHGEVFVTSDGAETDLDIGHYERFLNRNLTRLNNFTTGQIFSSVIENERKGEYLGKTIQIVPHVTDEIKRRIKSAAKGLDFLIVEVGGTVGDMEGMFYLEAIRQLKLELGNEKVINVHVTLIPYIQTTNELKTKPTQHSVQELRRLGVTPQIILARSPKPLDKELKKKIALSCDVEQDSVIVATDTKSIYACPILFLQEGILTPIARRFNLNKLHPKMAAWNTLVEKIIAPKHKVKIGFVGKYLSLKESYKSLIEALIHAGAHLDTQVNIEWLDSENFNEKTDLEGVDAILVPGGFGERGIEGKICAIQRARLEKLPFLGICLGMQLAIVEFCRNVLGLKGANSTEFNQRCEYPVVYLIGDFMDQNHQKQVRTYNSPLGGTMRLGEYECEIMPNSLLEKAYKKPSIKERHRHRYEINPKYRQEWENKGLKVVGFGANHLIEAIELEDHPFFVGVQFHPEFTSRLQSPNPIILDFIKSALSKS, encoded by the coding sequence ATGGATAGAGCCAAATTTATATTCGTTACAGGGGGCGTGTTAAGCTCTCTAGGGAAAGGGATTTCATCTTCTTCAATCGCTACGCTTTTACAGCATTGCAATTACCAGGTTTCTATTTTGAAGATTGACCCTTATATCAATATTGATCCAGGCACCATGAGCCCTTTAGAGCATGGGGAAGTGTTTGTTACTAGCGATGGCGCTGAAACGGATTTAGACATAGGGCATTATGAACGCTTTTTGAACAGGAATTTAACAAGGTTGAATAATTTCACTACCGGGCAGATTTTTTCAAGCGTGATAGAAAATGAAAGGAAAGGGGAATATTTAGGCAAAACCATTCAAATCGTCCCCCATGTAACCGATGAAATCAAAAGGCGCATTAAAAGCGCGGCTAAGGGGTTGGATTTTTTAATCGTGGAAGTGGGCGGAACCGTGGGCGATATGGAGGGCATGTTTTATTTGGAAGCGATCCGCCAGCTTAAATTGGAATTGGGGAATGAAAAAGTCATCAATGTGCATGTAACCTTGATCCCCTATATCCAAACCACTAACGAGCTAAAAACCAAACCCACGCAACACTCCGTCCAGGAATTAAGACGCCTTGGCGTAACCCCTCAAATCATTTTGGCGCGATCGCCTAAGCCTTTGGATAAAGAATTGAAAAAGAAAATCGCTTTGAGTTGCGATGTGGAGCAAGACAGCGTGATTGTAGCCACAGACACTAAAAGCATTTACGCATGCCCTATTCTTTTCTTGCAAGAAGGCATTTTAACCCCCATTGCCAGACGCTTTAATTTGAATAAGTTGCACCCCAAAATGGCGGCTTGGAACACTTTAGTAGAAAAGATTATCGCTCCTAAACACAAGGTCAAAATTGGTTTTGTGGGCAAGTATTTAAGCTTAAAAGAATCTTATAAATCCTTGATTGAAGCCCTAATCCATGCGGGTGCACATCTGGACACGCAAGTCAATATTGAATGGCTGGATAGCGAGAATTTTAACGAAAAGACTGATTTAGAGGGCGTTGATGCGATTTTAGTGCCGGGGGGCTTTGGAGAAAGGGGGATTGAGGGCAAAATTTGCGCCATTCAAAGGGCTAGGTTAGAAAAACTCCCCTTTTTAGGGATTTGTTTGGGCATGCAATTAGCGATCGTTGAATTTTGCCGCAATGTTTTGGGTTTAAAAGGGGCTAACTCTACGGAGTTTAACCAACGTTGCGAATACCCTGTGGTGTATTTGATTGGAGATTTTATGGATCAAAACCACCAAAAACAGGTGCGCACCTATAATTCGCCTTTAGGAGGCACCATGCGATTAGGCGAATACGAATGCGAAATCATGCCCAACAGCTTGCTAGAAAAAGCTTATAAAAAGCCTAGCATTAAAGAAAGACACCGCCATCGTTATGAAATCAACCCCAAATACCGCCAAGAGTGGGAAAATAAGGGCTTGAAAGTGGTGGGTTTTGGAGCGAATCATTTGATTGAAGCGATTGAATTAGAAGATCACCCGTTCTTTGTGGGGGTGCAATTCCACCCAGAATTCACCTCCAGGTTGCAAAGCCCTAACCCTATTATTTTGGATTTCATTAAGAGCGCTCTTTCTAAATCCTAA
- the recJ gene encoding single-stranded-DNA-specific exonuclease RecJ, translated as MKQKLKAQIKERVASIAYNEKGFPSPFLFKDLKKAALKIIEAMRANTEILVVGDYDADGVISSAIMAKFFESLNYKHVRIIIPNRFMDGYGISKKFLEKHHAPLIITVDNGINAFEAARFCKEKNYTLIITDHHCLNNDEVPDAYAVINPKQPDCDFIQKEVCGALVAFYLCYGIHQLLGKEKSHSSELLCLAGVATIADMMPLTFFNRFLVSKALYFLQKESLGAMGFLRQREVFRKRSLKASDISFNIAPLINSAGRMQDAKMALDFLSANNFQDGYSLYERLKACNLKRKMIQQQVFEEAFKHAMVGEKIIVAFKDNWHEGVLGIVASKLVEATQKPSLVFTFKEGVYKGSARSSSNIDLIDALNGVSSLLLGYGGHRQACGLSVGKNNIISLFETLENFDFKVLPFCEKEPPLTLKLKDIDRELLEIIEAGEPYGQENPEPLFQVQNLEVIEERIIKESHQVLRFKDKECVKEAIYFNADRFLKAGEKVSAIFSVELDEYSNEPKMFVKSLL; from the coding sequence ATGAAACAAAAGCTTAAAGCTCAAATCAAAGAGCGAGTGGCTTCTATCGCTTATAATGAAAAAGGGTTTCCTAGCCCCTTTTTATTCAAAGACTTGAAAAAAGCCGCACTCAAAATCATAGAAGCCATGCGCGCAAACACAGAAATTTTAGTGGTGGGCGATTATGACGCTGACGGCGTGATTAGCTCTGCTATCATGGCAAAATTCTTTGAAAGCCTAAACTATAAGCATGTCCGCATTATAATCCCTAATCGCTTCATGGATGGCTATGGGATTTCTAAAAAATTTTTAGAAAAACACCACGCCCCTTTAATCATCACGGTGGATAACGGGATTAACGCCTTTGAAGCCGCGCGATTTTGCAAAGAAAAAAACTACACCCTTATCATTACGGATCACCATTGCTTAAATAATGATGAAGTCCCAGACGCTTATGCGGTGATCAACCCCAAGCAACCAGATTGTGATTTTATCCAAAAGGAAGTGTGCGGGGCGTTGGTGGCGTTTTATTTGTGCTATGGAATCCACCAGCTTTTAGGAAAAGAAAAAAGCCATTCTAGTGAGTTGTTGTGTTTAGCGGGCGTGGCGACTATTGCTGACATGATGCCTTTGACTTTTTTTAACCGCTTTTTAGTTTCTAAAGCCTTGTATTTTTTGCAAAAAGAATCCTTAGGGGCAATGGGGTTTTTACGCCAAAGAGAAGTTTTTAGAAAACGCTCTTTAAAAGCGAGCGATATTTCTTTTAATATCGCCCCCTTAATCAACTCCGCAGGGCGCATGCAAGACGCTAAAATGGCTTTAGATTTTTTAAGCGCGAATAATTTTCAAGATGGCTATTCTTTGTATGAACGCTTGAAAGCATGCAATTTGAAGCGTAAAATGATCCAACAGCAGGTTTTTGAAGAGGCTTTTAAGCATGCGATGGTTGGAGAAAAAATTATCGTCGCTTTTAAGGACAATTGGCATGAGGGCGTGTTAGGGATTGTGGCTTCAAAATTAGTGGAAGCCACTCAAAAGCCAAGCCTGGTTTTCACCTTTAAAGAAGGGGTGTATAAAGGGAGCGCTCGTAGCTCTTCAAACATTGACTTGATTGACGCTTTGAATGGGGTTTCTTCTTTGCTGCTCGGCTATGGAGGGCATAGGCAAGCTTGCGGGTTGAGCGTTGGAAAAAACAATATCATCTCGCTCTTTGAAACTTTAGAAAATTTTGATTTTAAAGTCTTGCCTTTTTGTGAAAAAGAACCCCCTTTAACGCTCAAATTAAAAGACATTGACAGAGAGCTTTTAGAGATTATAGAAGCGGGCGAACCTTATGGGCAAGAAAACCCTGAACCTTTATTCCAGGTGCAAAATTTAGAAGTCATAGAAGAAAGAATCATTAAAGAAAGCCACCAGGTTTTGCGTTTTAAGGATAAAGAATGCGTCAAAGAGGCTATTTATTTTAACGCTGATCGGTTTTTGAAAGCGGGCGAAAAGGTGAGTGCGATTTTTAGCGTGGAATTAGATGAGTATTCTAATGAGCCTAAAATGTTTGTTAAAAGTTTGTTGTAG
- a CDS encoding RluA family pseudouridine synthase — translation MPFVEEEFEILKPTKALFFVRNVLKCSLKEAQRHLDKQRLKQNQQAVRKSQMIQGVVRLIHFKPNEKQEKLVFETKDFGVFDKPHQVYTHPKGYFYHESLLDCIQSHLGKNAHPAHRLDYETSGLVLAGKTLQSVKDLKALFMQKKVKKTYLALAHGLVEKSMKIDKPILTPQNIQKDLRIRSQISPLGKPSITLVEPLSYNPFLDISLLKITPITGRTHQIRLHLSSVDHRIVGERLYGVADENAREYLQLKRENHAPLLMLHAASLEFEFKGAIYKIASPMPERFMPFLKD, via the coding sequence GTGCCTTTTGTTGAAGAAGAATTTGAAATTTTAAAACCCACCAAAGCCTTGTTTTTTGTGCGCAATGTTTTAAAATGCTCTTTAAAAGAAGCCCAACGACACCTTGACAAACAACGCCTGAAACAAAACCAACAAGCCGTGCGTAAATCTCAAATGATTCAAGGGGTCGTTCGCTTGATTCATTTCAAGCCCAATGAAAAGCAAGAAAAGCTTGTTTTTGAGACTAAAGATTTTGGCGTGTTTGACAAACCCCATCAAGTCTATACCCACCCTAAAGGCTATTTTTACCATGAAAGCTTATTAGATTGTATCCAATCGCATTTGGGTAAAAACGCCCACCCAGCCCACAGATTAGATTATGAAACGAGTGGGTTAGTTTTAGCGGGCAAGACCTTACAAAGCGTTAAGGATTTAAAAGCGCTTTTCATGCAAAAAAAAGTAAAAAAAACTTATTTAGCACTAGCGCATGGGTTGGTTGAAAAAAGCATGAAAATAGACAAACCCATTCTAACGCCACAAAACATTCAAAAAGATTTGCGCATTCGATCTCAAATTTCTCCTTTAGGCAAGCCTTCAATTACCCTTGTTGAGCCTTTAAGCTATAACCCTTTTTTGGATATAAGCCTACTTAAAATTACCCCCATAACCGGGCGCACGCACCAGATCCGCTTGCATTTAAGCAGCGTGGATCATAGGATCGTGGGTGAGAGGCTTTATGGGGTGGCAGATGAAAACGCTAGAGAATACCTTCAATTGAAGCGTGAAAATCACGCCCCATTACTCATGCTCCATGCCGCTAGTTTAGAGTTTGAATTTAAAGGGGCGATCTACAAAATCGCTTCCCCAATGCCCGAACGCTTCATGCCTTTTTTAAAAGATTAA
- a CDS encoding tetratricopeptide repeat protein, with the protein MAEPNPKELFDLGVKSIEARDYIQAKKYFEKACDLKYGGGCGALGDLYDDVEKNLIKAAQLYTKACELKEGLGCKRLGSLYYNGEDVEKNLIKAAQYLSKACDLKYGRGCNDLGELYYNGEDVEKNLTKAAQYFSKACDLKEGLGCFNLWALYYNGKGVEKDLTKAAYLYSKACDLKESLGCFNLGALYYNGKGVEKDLIKATYFYSKACDLKEGMGCGNLGVLYYNGDGVKRDSKKADQYFSKACKLGVKEACEALKEK; encoded by the coding sequence ATGGCAGAGCCAAACCCTAAAGAGCTTTTTGATTTGGGCGTAAAGAGTATTGAAGCGAGAGATTACATTCAAGCTAAAAAATATTTTGAAAAAGCATGCGATTTGAAATATGGTGGGGGGTGTGGTGCTTTAGGGGATCTGTATGATGATGTAGAAAAAAACTTAATAAAAGCCGCTCAACTTTACACTAAAGCGTGTGAGTTAAAAGAGGGTTTGGGGTGTAAGAGATTAGGGTCATTATATTATAATGGGGAAGATGTAGAAAAAAACTTAATAAAAGCCGCTCAATATCTCTCTAAAGCATGCGATTTGAAATATGGTAGGGGTTGTAATGATTTAGGGGAGTTATATTATAATGGGGAAGACGTAGAAAAAAACTTAACAAAAGCCGCTCAATACTTCTCTAAAGCATGCGATTTAAAAGAGGGTTTGGGATGTTTTAATTTATGGGCGTTATATTATAATGGGAAAGGAGTAGAAAAAGACTTAACAAAAGCCGCTTATCTTTATTCTAAAGCATGCGATTTAAAAGAGAGTTTGGGATGTTTTAATTTAGGGGCGTTATATTATAATGGGAAAGGAGTAGAAAAAGACTTAATAAAAGCCACTTATTTTTATTCTAAAGCGTGTGATTTAAAAGAAGGTATGGGGTGTGGTAATTTGGGGGTGTTATATTATAATGGGGATGGGGTGAAACGGGACTCAAAAAAAGCCGATCAATATTTCTCTAAAGCCTGCAAATTAGGCGTTAAAGAAGCATGCGAGGCGCTCAAAGAAAAATAA
- the ruvX gene encoding Holliday junction resolvase RuvX yields the protein MILACDVGLKRIGIAVLLNGVILPLEAILRHNKNQASRDLSDLLREKNIQVLVVGKPNESYADTHARIEHFIKLVDFKGEIVFINEDRSSIEAYENLEHLGRKNKRLAIKDGRLDSLSACRILERYCQQVLKNH from the coding sequence ATGATTTTAGCATGCGATGTGGGGTTAAAACGCATTGGCATCGCTGTGCTTTTAAACGGCGTTATCTTGCCTTTAGAAGCGATTTTACGCCACAACAAAAATCAGGCCTCTAGGGATTTGAGCGATTTATTGAGGGAAAAAAACATTCAGGTGCTAGTGGTGGGCAAGCCTAATGAAAGCTATGCGGATACCCACGCCCGCATTGAGCATTTCATCAAGCTTGTAGATTTTAAGGGCGAAATCGTTTTTATTAATGAAGACAGATCCAGCATAGAAGCCTATGAAAATTTAGAGCATTTGGGTAGGAAAAATAAGCGGCTCGCTATCAAAGACGGCCGGCTAGATTCTTTGAGCGCTTGCAGGATCTTAGAGCGCTATTGCCAGCAGGTTTTAAAAAATCATTAG
- the dprA gene encoding DNA-processing protein DprA, with product MKSHFQYSALENIPKAFDILKDPPKKLYCVGDTKLLEAPLKVAIIGTRRPTPYSKQHTITLARELAKNGAVIVSGGALGVDIIAQENALPKTITLSPCSLDLIYPTNNHKVIQEIAQNGLILSEYEKDFMPVKGSFLARNRLVIALSDAVIIPQADLKSGSMSSARLAQKYQKPLFVLPQRLNESDGTNELLEKGQAQGIFNIQNFINTLLKDYHLKEMPEMKDEFLEYCAKNPSYEEAYLKFGDKLLEYELLGKIKRINHLVVLA from the coding sequence ATGAAAAGCCATTTCCAATACAGCGCGCTAGAGAATATCCCTAAAGCCTTTGACATTCTCAAAGACCCTCCTAAAAAACTCTATTGTGTGGGCGATACCAAGCTTTTAGAAGCGCCTTTAAAAGTGGCTATCATAGGCACAAGAAGACCCACCCCTTACAGCAAGCAACACACCATCACTCTAGCCAGAGAGCTTGCTAAAAATGGCGCGGTTATTGTGAGCGGGGGAGCGTTGGGCGTGGATATTATCGCTCAAGAAAACGCCTTGCCAAAAACGATCACGCTTTCGCCTTGCAGTTTGGATTTGATCTATCCTACAAACAATCATAAAGTGATCCAAGAAATCGCGCAAAACGGCTTGATTTTAAGCGAATATGAAAAGGATTTCATGCCCGTTAAAGGCTCTTTTTTAGCGAGAAACCGCTTGGTGATCGCTTTAAGCGATGCGGTGATTATCCCCCAAGCGGATTTAAAAAGCGGCTCTATGAGCAGCGCGAGATTAGCTCAAAAATACCAAAAACCCTTGTTTGTTTTGCCTCAGCGCTTGAATGAGAGCGATGGCACTAATGAGCTTTTAGAAAAAGGGCAGGCTCAAGGGATATTTAATATTCAAAATTTTATAAACACTCTTTTAAAAGACTACCATTTAAAAGAAATGCCTGAAATGAAAGATGAATTTTTAGAATATTGCGCCAAAAACCCCAGCTATGAAGAGGCGTATCTCAAATTTGGGGATAAGCTTTTAGAATACGAGCTGTTGGGTAAGATCAAGCGCATCAATCATCTCGTGGTGTTAGCATGA
- the minE gene encoding cell division topological specificity factor MinE — MSLFDFFKNKGSATTATDRLKLILAKERTLNLPYMEEMRKEIIAVIQKYTKSSDIHFKTLDSNQSVETIEVEIILPK; from the coding sequence ATGAGTTTGTTTGATTTTTTTAAAAACAAAGGGAGCGCGACCACCGCAACAGATAGATTGAAATTGATTTTAGCCAAAGAGCGCACTTTAAATTTACCCTACATGGAAGAGATGCGTAAAGAAATCATTGCCGTTATTCAAAAATACACTAAATCTTCAGACATCCATTTCAAAACCCTTGATAGCAACCAGAGCGTGGAAACGATTGAAGTGGAAATTATATTGCCTAAATAG
- the minD gene encoding septum site-determining protein MinD produces the protein MAIVVTITSGKGGVGKSTTTANLAIGLAESGKKVVAVDFDIGLRNLDMILGLENRIVYDVVDVMEKNCNLSQALITDKKTKNLSFLAASQSKDKNVLDKEKVAILINALRADFDYILIDSPAGIESGFEHAILHADMALVVVTPEVSSLRDSDRVIGIIDAKSNRAKRGEEVHKHLIINRLKPELVANGEMIPIEEVLKILCLPLIGIIPEDHHIISATNKGDPVIRTDCESAKAYQRITRRILGEEVEYVEFKAKRGFFSALKGIFS, from the coding sequence ATGGCAATAGTAGTTACTATCACTTCAGGTAAGGGGGGCGTGGGTAAAAGCACCACCACGGCTAATTTAGCGATCGGCTTGGCTGAGAGCGGTAAAAAAGTCGTAGCGGTTGATTTTGACATAGGCCTTAGGAACTTGGATATGATTTTAGGCTTAGAAAATCGCATTGTTTATGATGTGGTGGATGTGATGGAAAAAAATTGCAACCTTTCGCAGGCTTTAATCACGGATAAAAAGACTAAGAACCTTTCTTTTTTAGCGGCTTCACAAAGCAAGGATAAAAATGTTTTAGATAAGGAAAAAGTAGCGATTTTAATCAACGCTTTAAGGGCGGATTTTGACTATATTTTGATTGACTCACCGGCTGGGATTGAAAGCGGTTTTGAGCATGCGATTTTGCATGCGGACATGGCGTTAGTGGTGGTAACGCCGGAAGTGAGTTCTTTAAGAGATAGCGACAGAGTGATTGGCATTATTGACGCGAAGTCTAACCGGGCTAAAAGGGGCGAAGAAGTGCATAAGCATTTGATAATCAATCGCTTAAAACCTGAATTAGTGGCAAATGGCGAGATGATTCCTATAGAAGAAGTGCTTAAGATTTTATGCTTGCCTTTAATTGGGATCATTCCTGAAGATCACCATATTATTTCAGCGACCAACAAGGGCGATCCGGTGATTCGCACGGACTGCGAGAGCGCGAAGGCTTACCAGCGCATCACCAGACGGATTTTAGGCGAAGAAGTGGAATACGTGGAATTTAAGGCTAAAAGAGGCTTTTTTAGCGCGTTAAAAGGGATATTTTCATGA